The sequence GCAGAGCAGACAGCGCAAGGCTCATCAGCATAAAAGCCACAAGCTGATCGGGGGCAATCGTACCTCCAAGAAACAGATAGCTGCCAACCAACAGAACAAGAGGAAGCAGGAAATTGGCTACAATCGAATACATACTGGTGGGAGCCGCCATTTTTACCTCTGCTTTTACATTTGTCTTGCGAATTGCGTCCAGCGTATCTGTCATTCTGGAAAAGTGGGAGCTTGTCATGTTATGGGATTTAAAAACTTTCATCCCTTTGACATACTCTAAGACAATCGAAATCATTTTTGCGGTGAGATTCCTTTTCTGTGTCCCGTATTTTTCCACAAGACGGTTGCCCCAAGAGAGAACCGGCATAGCAATTAGAAGCACAACACATTCGGCAAGTGCCAGTTTCCAGTTAATAAAGAATGTTCCGATCAGCACCAGAGCCGCCATTACTACGGTCTTTACAATGGACGGGAGTGTATGTGTAATCACAAGTTCAAAATTGGTTAAATCCTTTGTCAGTGTTCCAAGAAGATAGCCGCTGCTGTTCTGGTTGAAATAGCCAAGACTTAATGAGCGATAATGATTGGCAAGGTCAAGCCGCATTTCCCCGCACATTTCTGCGCCTCTTGCGAAGCACAGATAATAGGCGCTCCGATAGATTACCAACCGGGCAATCACACTGATAAAGCAAATCGCCGTGTAGGTAACAATTTTACCTGCCGTAAGCGTGTTGCTTAAAAGCTGAATGACTGTCATATAGAGAACAACATATAAAACGATACTAAGAACAGCGTCCGCGCCCATTAAGGCAATCGGAAACTTAATCTGTTTGCTTTTTGCTCCAAGCAGCTTCCTAATGGTACGCAGCATTTAAACCGCCTCCTTTCCGATAGTGGCCTGTGTATAAATTTCCCACATCCGGCCATATACGCCGCCTTTTTTCACCAACTCCTGATGGGTTCCCTGCTCGGCCACAGTACCGTCCTGAAAAACAACAATTTTATCCGCGTCCCGGATGGTATGGAGCCGGTGGGCGATCATAATTGTGGTTTTTCCTTTCAGAAGATTTTGCAGGGCAAGCTGGATTTTATGTTCATTCTCAATGTCAGAGTAGGAAGTCGCCTCGTCGAAAACGACGATAGGAGCGTCTTTCAAAATTGCTCTTGCAATCGAAATCCGCTGCTGCTGGCCGCCAGAGAGTTTTACACCCTCGTCGCCAATCCGCGTCTGATAGCCTTTCGGCAGGCCCATAATGAAATCGTCAATCTGTGCTGCCCTTGCTGCTTGCCGTACTTCTTCTTCGCTGGCATTGGTTCCCATACGGATATTTTCCAGTAATGTATCTTCCAGAAGAAAAACATCCTGAAAGACGAAAGCTGTCAAATCCATCAGATTTTCCGTTTTTAGGTCGGTAATTGGTACTCCACCTACTTTGATGGTTCCGCCTGTGGTGTCCCAATAGCGCCCAAGAAGCTGAACCGCCGTTGTCTTTCCAGCCCCGGACGGGCCGACAAAGGCGTTGACCGTTCCCGGCTCCAAGTGCAGGTTTACAGAAGTGAGCGCGTCTTTTCCTCCGCCGGTGTAATTGAAAGTTACATCCTCAAAATCAATTCCATAGCAGCCGTCTTTTTTCAGGGTCTTGCTTCCGCTTTTCATTTCGTCCATATCCATAATCTTTTTGATATTGTCCAAACCGCTGCCAAGCTCCATCGACTGCATAACAATCGTAACCAGATTTAGGAACGAAGTGAAAAAGCACATGGTAAGCAAAATAAACAACAGGTAAGAAGCTACTGGCAGAGAGCCTTTTAAGTATAGCCAGCCGCCAAAGGGCAACGTAAAGAGAATGGCGGAATCTAATACTACAAGGGCAATCGACAGAGGATTGCAGGAGGACACGCACATCTTTTTCCAACAGGTCGTATAAAGGTGAAGCGCGTTCCGATACTGCTCGAATTTCTCCGCTGTCAAGTGGTACATTTTGATGACTGGCATGGCCGTGATAAATTCATTGGCAGAAGCATTGAGTTTTTCCGTATCTTCCGCAAGTTCCGCCGACATATCCGGGTAATTCTTAACCATCATCATCGGAACAACAATTCCCAAAATCATAGGAATCAGCATAACAAGGGCCATAACCCAGTGCAGCCGCAGCATGAAAATAAACATCATAAGCGGAACGACAATCGCCTGTGCCAGTTCCAATGTACTGTGCGCTAAAAATTGTTCTACTCTGTCCACATCGTCAAAAAGCGTTGTCTTGATCTGTCCGGGAGAACGTTCCTGAAAAAAGCCCAGGTTGAATCTGGATATATGTTCCAGCACCTTTACTTTGATTTTGTGCATGGTATTGAACGCTGCCACATGGGAGCAGATACCAGCAAAAGACATGAGGATGGCTTGCCCGATGGCTGCCGCAATTCCAATGCAGGCCCACATAGCCATAGCGCCAAACGTCACCTCATTTTGGATAATCAGAAGCAATATCTGATACACCACCAGATAAGGAATCAGCGATAAGGCCGAGCAAAGAACAGCCAACAACATTCCCACGCCCAGCTTTCCACGTTCCCCTCTCGCAAGGGTGAAAACATAGGATAATCCGGTTCGTTTTTGTTCCATAAGAAACGAACCTCCTTTCTCTTTTTTTGAGGTTAGAAATCGCTAACCTTGACACAATTCATTTTACAGGTTAGAATGGAAAAATCAACAGCTATGCTATTTTGGAGTTTCATTTTTGAAAATGGCATAAAACGTCGTATTTCCGCCGTTTTTAAGAGATTTGTAGCTTGATTTTTTATAAAATCGTGACTGATAAAAATTGGATTGTGACCTTTTTTTGAGAAAATGTAGGGAGGAATAAGAAAATGGCTCTTTCGATTGCAGACTACTTATTACAGCTTCCAGAAAATATGCACTTTGCAAAAGTACAGGAATTATCGGGGGAGGATTCGATCTATTATCGTATGCTTTCCGAGTATGGAAGCGGCTCATTTCAGTTGATACGCTTTGAGAATGATCTGCTTATGATTCTGATTGCAGACTACACGCCAAAGGAAACCTTTGAAAAAATCGCAACCATTTCCGAAGAATATATGGAAATCAGCCAGTTTGAAACAGATAGCAGTTCTTTCAAAATCGGGGGACGGAAAACACAGCCCATAGGCAAGGGGATTTATTGCTATGTAAATAGCCAAAAAACTACTTATGTCTACTGTGAAAAAGGGAAGCCGGTAAGATTTACAAAAATCATTTTGACACGAAAGTATTTCGATACCTATTTTCGGGTGCATTATGGAAAGGATTATGAACAATCAAAAGTGGCAAAGGAATACCTGTTGAAAAATCCCAATCTGCCAGAGCTTAACTTTGTTTTTCAGCAGATCAGGGATTGTCAGGCAGTAGGACAAACGCTGCGCTTGTATCTGGAAAGCAAGGTGCTGGAATTACTGTCACTCGTGATTAAAGGGATGGAAAAAAAGGAAAATCATATTTCTGTTAAGTTGGACTATAAAGATATTCGGGGCTTGAAAAAGACGGTCACATATATGAAAAAAGACTTGTCCGCCTATCCATCCGGGGAAGAATTGGCGCAGATCGCTGGAATGAGCCCTGCCCGGTATCAGCTTGCCTTTCGGAAGTATTACGGCACTACTCCCTATGAATATCTGAAAGAAATGCGACTGAATCAGGCGTTATTCCTGTTGAAAAACTCTGATTATGGGATTGCTACGATTGCCGCAAAGGTTGGCTATCACAATTCAGGGCATTTTGCAAAGCTATTTAAAAATGCCTATGGCATGGGTCCGAGAGAATATAGAATGGTACAGGGAATTAAATGATCAAACAGCTTTTATTTCCGAAATAGAAAAAACGCTTCTGAACAGATTGTAAACTTTAAATAAGTTATCTAACTTATCACTGGGGATTATTCAGAATGATATCTGAAGCGGAAAGATACTCCTCAAATATAGAATCGTATTGGAGCGTTAAAAAATGGGCTGCTCCCTGCAATAGAGAGCAGCCCGTTTTATTTACTTTCAGAACATGGCCTTTGCCGGTTCTTCCGATTCCATATGGTTGGATTCGAAAGCAGATATATTTGGCATAGTTTGTTCTGGTTTCAGTGCTTTTGAGGCATAAGTTACAGTCAGCCATGCCTGATAATGGATGCGCGTCATCAGCAGAAACTCACTAAAAGCTTCAAAGGTCATACTGATGGCAACATGGTTTTCTGGATGATTGCCAAACTTGGGAACAATAAGTCCCTTTTCGTTTGTCTCTCCAGGACCACTGTCGGCAATAAACAGAAAATCGGATTTACTTCCCGCGAGAAGCTGAGCCGTTCTGGACAGGCTTTTTCCGTCTTTCCGGGGTCTTCCCGCTTTTGCCAATTTTTCCGCAGAGGTTCCGCCTAAACACTGATACAACGGTGTTTTGTCGTTGTTCTTCTTTTTGGTCTGCAGCAGATACCTCAATTCACCGCACTCCAGTTTTCGGCACAGTTCCAGAATCTCATCCAAATCAATGTAAATATGGATGTTGTTCGTCTGACGCTGACCAGCCGGGCGACTAATATCATAGGTGGCAAATGCGAAGTGCGCCTTCCCAATGGGGAAGGCATCACTCAGGCTTTCTACAAAGCAGCCCCTGGCATCCTTGCGTGTAATCTGATACTGATTTCTTTCTTCATACATGCTTGTTCACCTCTTGACCCGGCAGTTTCCGGATCACCTCCATCAGCTTTCTGGAATTATCCTGGAATTGTGATTCAAATTCCTTTTCCATGTCATAGTTGAGATACAACACACCATAAATCAAGTCCCAGATGAGATTCATTTCTTTTTCTGTACTCGACGGTTCTATTTTATGTATCTTGAGGCTTATTTCAGTAAGGACACTCTGCCAATCCTGAAAAAATGTATCCTCCAGTGGAATCCCGAAGCCGCCGAACCACTCTCTAACGGTATGAGTTTCGGACTGATCGCCACAAAGCGGTTTCTGGAAAAGGTATTCTGTTTTGAGCTTTCCATTCTTTAACGGCTGATCTGTGCGGACATATCTCCCAATAGGAAACATGGCGCAGACAATAGGTTTTGCCGGATGAATGGAACACTTCCTATCGCTCAGAAACGGGCAGCGGTGAACTGATCCCCGCGGTTTTATCCGCACCACTGGAAATCGTGACGAATCTCCAATATATACCTCGCAATAGCGTGCTACTATTCCTTCCATCGTTAATTTCAGAAACTTTGCCATCTTGTAGAGGTCTCTTGGATTTAAAAGAATATCATCCCGATGAATGCAGCACTTACCGCACTGATCGCAGTGGAATTGAAACGGATCGTCCACTCCAATTGTCAACTTGTCTAAATTGTCCGCAAAGTATTTTAGTCTGTCATCCATAAATTTATCTCTCCTTTGAATTGAGAGGAGGTCTTTGCTCAGTTTCCTCCTGATTTTGTCTTGCGACTGATATGTTTATTTTTCTGTTGCCAATGCCTGAAGAGCCATCTGCAGCTTTTCTATATTGATCTGAAACTGCTCTAAAAAGGGGCGTTCCAAGTCATACGCAGAGTACCGATACCATAAAAACAGCGAGACAGCCCGTTTTTTATATTCTTCTGGGACACGACGCATCCATCTGGCAATCCCGGGCACCGTCTGGTAGTCCATGCAGAGAGCTTCCTTTTCCTCCGCAAAGAAAAAGTGGTTCACCCAGCGTTTGACCAAAATCTGAGGTCCGTTAAAATGATGGGGATGTTCTCTACTCACCAGATATTCAAACCCTCCGTTCTCCGCCGGACTCGCAACAAAAGGATAGAGCCGACAAGTTCTCGGTTTTACATCCTGTACCAAGCACTTGTTTCCCTGAAGAAAAACACAAGCGTCATCTTGCCCTTGAACTTTAAGCATAAAGACAAAGAAACCGCACTCATCCAGCAAGGCTGGTTCCGCATAACGAGCTAAAAAATCGTCTGTACTTTTGATAGATGGATCCCTTTCACAGAAGAATTTTGTCATCCGGAATATGTCCAGGCACTCAAGCGGTACGCTTTGCCGCACGTGTCGGCAGCAAGCGCTGCACCTGGTGCATTTGAAAGGAAGACGATCTGAGGTCTCCACTGGTACGGCATTGATTACACTGTCATTCATATTGTTTTACCTCCAAATAGCCAGAGGCGCCGGATCACCGACGCCTCTTTTTGTGTCAAAATGACCTGAAACTCAGTTTGTTTAATCCCATGTATACCGAAATGGCAGAAATTTAACCTGAATGTCCTCGGTAATCGGAATATCCGGTTCACCGTCAAACTCATTCTGGTACTTTGTGCAGATACCAGTTGGCCGCTCAGTGTTAAAAAGTTTGAAAATCTCTTCGAGATCTTGTGTCTGCAGAGTTCCATCGTATACGCAGCCGTAAATCTCAGCTGGTACAATGCCGCCATAATGCTGGCGCATGTCCGCGAAGCCCATGAACTTTATGTGATGGATGTCCAACTCTGGAATGATCTGATAGATTCTCGTTTTCACGACTGCTCACCGCCTTCCCTATACAGAGCATCTGTAGGCAGTTGCTGCAGCTTATATGTTTCCATACAGTTTTCATCCTCTGGGAATACACCATACTTGTCCGGAATGACCACACGCAGCACAGTTCTCCCAGTTTCCTCAAATGCGTCCAGCCGTATTGGGCAGTCCTCATAGATACCAGAAACATAGTCTCCAGCCCGGAAACGTTCTCCATTCTGGACACGCAGCCCCATAGGGTTGAGAATGCGTGCGATTTCATTGGGTGGTAGAAACAGGACTACCTGAAAATCCAAATGCCCGTACCGCTCCATACCATGAGTATGTGCATTGCAGGTATACGGAAGAAATCCATTTTCTTCTTTCCCACACACACTGCAAGTCCTATTGGCCACCAGATGGATGACCCAGTCAATTGTTTTCTTCATTGTGTTCCTCCTCTCGGCGATAAAAATCCAGCATATTATACATAGCAGTACGAAGATCCCGTTCAAAGCTTTCCCAGTCATCTATAAAAACTGACAGGGATTCTTTATCACAAAGCCTCGCATCATCCAGACAAAGCAGTTCATAATCTACTTTATCCGCATCGTCATAGGGCAGGCTCAACACGCCCTCTTTTACAAGGAGAAAAAAGGTGCCAAGATGCTTTCCGTCGGAAATGGGATAGTTCCAGCAAAGCTCATTGTGATACCGTTCCCGGTAATCCTCGCAAAAATCCATCAGTCCAGAATGTGTTGGGCTGTTTTCATGGAGATATGTAACCGCTTCGTCCTTACTCTTCAGATCATCCAGAAAAATCATATCCGACCCTATCTCTACAAACCTTTGATAAAGGATGCGGCGGCATTCCTGCACGTCAACGAGCCACAAGGCAGAAGTATTTATGCTCTCGTGGTCCCAGATCATGTCCAACGTCCGCCCCAGCAAGGCGCGGGAGAGACACAATCCAAGGGAAGCTGAACTACTCCCTTCCAATGGAATTGACTCTCGATACATCTCATCGTCTCCTTTGACATGCTGGATAAGACGGAGGATTTCATCAATCGTAAAATGCTTTTCTTTGGAACAGAACTCCCAATAATCATGGTCTTCATAGCCTGCGGTACCATATACTTTATGCTCCAGGATCTTGCTCACATAATCAGAAAGCAGTTCCGCTACTTCCACCCAGGAAAGCCGGAGGGTGTAACAATAATTTCCTTTATTGTTTCCTTCATTCATGTGTTTCCCTTTCTGCCTCATAGGGCTCATAATAGGTTGTTTCATCGTCATTAGACTGGTATGCCCCGATGCAGACCATATGGCAGGGGCTGCGTTCCGGATTATACTCTACAAAGCAGGCGAGTTGAGGGATCTCCTCCTGCTCAAGGTAAATATTGATGCCGGGGTAGTCATCCTGCTGAAAGGCCACCGCCGTCAGGACGCTATTATCCGGCAATGTCAGAGAAATATGGGGATTGGCCAGTATATCCTGATGCAGATCGCAGGTCTTCGATAACGAAAACCTGCGTTTTTCTGTATAGAATCTCCGGCGTGCCGCATCCAATTCAAACTGAATTGCTGCGAAAATCTCCTCGACCTGTTCCGAATCATACTGGTAGACCGCTTTTCCTGAGCAGTTGCCAAGCAATCGGATCATCTTGATAATCTTGTTGACTCGTGCTTCCGCCAAGCGGCAGAAGCGGGCACTTTTACTTTCTCTCATGTCATGAAGCTCCTTTCTCTACACATCTTATTTCAAAGGTATGGCCTCTGAAGAATGATTCGTTCTGCTCCAGATATTTCTGGGCGGCCTGCTCACTTCTGAACTTTTTTGCGTTCGTCGGTATACCAGAAAAACCTTTAGCGCACCAAAACCTTCTGGAACTCCGTTTTACAAAATACCCATTTTTGTGGAAAAGGACATAATATCGGTCCAGTATGTCGAAGTTAAAGGGGGTACCCCTTTTTCGCAATGGTGGCCGATGCACCTGACGCTCATCCAGAAATGAAACATCGATGCTTTTGCCTTTCATTTCTTCCAGCGTAGCCAGCAACTCTTCTGTTGTCCTGACAGGATGAGGCCGATAGTTATTGCCATAGTCCATGATGATCACGGTATTTCCGTAGGCTGTGTATTCCTCAACAGTATGAGCGTTCCGCATCCCCCCAAGGATCCATTTCCCGAACTCACCCGGTTCAAATGAAGTGTAGCGGCTTTTCTTCGTGCCGCCCCGATTGCTTACATTGATGTCCTCATAAACCTCGGAAAGATGCTTTATTTCCTCTTTACTGAAAACAAAGCGCCCGGGATAGGGGTAATTCAGGACACTCCAGTGTTTCTCCGGAATTTCACGTCTCGTAATGGGATTGAAATCAAAACAATTGGAGGAACCATGGTTGCATATGGGAATAAATTTCTCGTCTATCCGTATGAAGGCCCTGCTGTAAAAAATTTCGCTGCTCATACTGCCGCCTCCTTGGCTACCAGATGCAGCAAATAGTTGGTATTCAGCGTCTCAAAGAAAATCTCCGTCTGGGAGATTTCTTTCACGCTCAGTACCTTGCTTGTTCTTCGTACACCTTCCTGCTCCGAAACGATAGCCGGCATACCAACTGTCACCGGGTACAGAGGCGTACCCTTGATTTCCAACGTCTTTTTATTTTCCATGTGAAACTCCTTTCGTTTTACAAAAACCTGATTTCTAAAGCAACGATTTCTTCGTTCTGTACCGCTGCATATACGCCATAACAACCATCACCATAACCGGAAGAACTGTAAAATCCATCTTCCGTCATCCAGACGTCACCATTGCGAATCTTGTCGCAAAATTCCTGCCAGGCATCGTCATCATAATCAGGCTTGTCATGAAAGAACCCGGCAAGCCCGGCATCCACGCCAATACTCCCGATTTCTTTCATAGCTTTTTGAACCGGGATCACCCCATTTAGATAAATCCCAATGATGCCAACCTGCTTGTAGCAATACGGTTTCCCATCATAGTTGCCTTTATCGGTGTGATACCAGACCACGCAGGTATAATCGCCTTCCTTGATCTTTACATCATTCATCCGGCACCAGGTATCCCTGTCATAGCATGGGTCTGTTATATCCACGCTTCCGTGAAAGTCCATGACTCCGATTTTTTTGCGTCTCATGTGTATCCTCCTGCAAATTAAGAAAAAGCGGAGCCGTATCAACGGCCCCGCCACTGTTGTGCTGCTGTTATTCAGTCAGCATGTCTTCAAATTCCTGTTCTGTCAATGTCTTAACCCCGAGCTGCTGCGCTTTTGCCAGCTTGCTTCCGGCTTTCTCACCGACAATCAGATAATCCGTGTTTTTGCTCACAGAAGATGCCGGTTTGGCGCCGAGCGAGAGCAGCTTCATTTGAATGCCATCCCGTGTGTAACCTTCCAGCTTACCTGTGGCAACGACCGTTTTTCCTGCAAAGGGATTGTTTGTGTTGTTCATCATAGTAGAATCCTCCTTGATAAATGATACTTTCTCCAGCAACGGACGCCAAAGCTTTGCTTCCTCTTCGTCCGCATACCAGGAGTAAATGTTACTGTGCATGGTCTGTCCAAAATCGGGCAGCTGCGTGAAATCAAAGCCTTCCTGAATTGCCTTCTCAAAGGCCTCCCAGGAACCATGAAAATACCGGTCCAAATCCCGGCCGGCGTGTCTGCCTACCATAGGGATGCCCAGACCGGCAATAAATTTGGCCAGGGTACAATGACGGCTCTTTTCAATAGAAGCCTGCAACCGCAGGTAGGATTTTTCCCCAAAGCCCTCTGTCTGTACAATTTCATCGTGGTGCTGCGCCAAGTCATACAGGTCGCCAAAATTGTGGATCCAGCCGTGGCCAATGAATTTCTCCAGCGTAGTCGCTGAAAGCCCTTCAATGTTCATGCGGGTTTTCTCACAAAAATGGGTGAATTTCTGAACCAGCTTCGCAGTACAATAGGGATTTTCACAAAAGAGCTGTCGGGTACCACCTGTTGTTTTTCTGACTGTCAACGGTTCTCCGCAGCAGGGGCAGCACATTGGCAGCTGATAGGTGTTGCTCATGGTTTCGTTCTCAGCAATCTGGGGGATAATCATGTTCGCCTTATAGACCTTGATCTTGTCGCCTACGCCAAACTGAAACGCATCCAGAATATCCAGATTGTGCAGGTAGGCTCGGCTGACGGTAGAGCCGTCAATGGAGACGGGATCGAACAGGCCGGTAATGCTTACCATACCAGTTCTGGTCGTTGCCAGTTCCAGGCCTCGGAACCGGGTTTCATAAAGTTCGTCGTTCCACTTCAGAGCAATAAGCCGGTTTTCGTGATGGCCTGTAGCACCCAAGCTCTTTCCATAGGTAATATCGTCATACTCCATGATAAGGCCGTCCACCGGATAAGCGAAGCCTTTCGGGTCAAAACCTTCAATGGCATCCCGAATCGTATCCTCATCTCGCATAGCGTTCAGGAATACAAAAGGAACGACAGAAAAGCCATTGGCCTGCAGGAATTGCTGCTGTGCCAATTTGCTGTCGGGTTCCAACTGGTCGCTGACCAGCTCAAAAGCCCAAAATTCCAGCATCCTCTTTTTGGCTTCACTGGCATCCAGTTTCCGGACGCTTCCGGCCGCCAAATTTCTGGGGTGGGTATAGTCTCCACCCAGACTGAGATTGACCTTCTCAAAGTTTTTCCATGAGATGACGCCTTCACCGCGAACCTCAAAGGATTCCCGAATCGGTATGGAGAGGGGAACATTCAGGAATGTGCGAACCGTGTGGGTCACATCTTCGCCGATGATCCCTTCCCTTCCGCGGGTGATTGCCTGCTTCAGTTCGCCGTTTTCATAGCGCAGAACCAAAGTAAGCCCGTCCATCTTCCAGCTGAGCAGCACCTTTTGCTTTGACGCAAATCGGATCAGATCTTCCACAGACTTGGTCTTGTCTGCTGACAGCATGGGTTTGGTGTGACGTACCGGCGTCAGCTCCTCCAAGATTTCTCCAGAAACTTTTTGTG comes from Christensenellaceae bacterium and encodes:
- a CDS encoding ABC transporter permease, whose translation is MEQKRTGLSYVFTLARGERGKLGVGMLLAVLCSALSLIPYLVVYQILLLIIQNEVTFGAMAMWACIGIAAAIGQAILMSFAGICSHVAAFNTMHKIKVKVLEHISRFNLGFFQERSPGQIKTTLFDDVDRVEQFLAHSTLELAQAIVVPLMMFIFMLRLHWVMALVMLIPMILGIVVPMMMVKNYPDMSAELAEDTEKLNASANEFITAMPVIKMYHLTAEKFEQYRNALHLYTTCWKKMCVSSCNPLSIALVVLDSAILFTLPFGGWLYLKGSLPVASYLLFILLTMCFFTSFLNLVTIVMQSMELGSGLDNIKKIMDMDEMKSGSKTLKKDGCYGIDFEDVTFNYTGGGKDALTSVNLHLEPGTVNAFVGPSGAGKTTAVQLLGRYWDTTGGTIKVGGVPITDLKTENLMDLTAFVFQDVFLLEDTLLENIRMGTNASEEEVRQAARAAQIDDFIMGLPKGYQTRIGDEGVKLSGGQQQRISIARAILKDAPIVVFDEATSYSDIENEHKIQLALQNLLKGKTTIMIAHRLHTIRDADKIVVFQDGTVAEQGTHQELVKKGGVYGRMWEIYTQATIGKEAV
- the ligA2_2 gene encoding DNA ligase 2; this translates as MIANYNQTALERMQELIEQLHKADIAYYRDDAPMMSDREYDLLMDELKDIEKKTSLVLSGSPTQKVSGEILEELTPVRHTKPMLSADKTKSVEDLIRFASKQKVLLSWKMDGLTLVLRYENGELKQAITRGREGIIGEDVTHTVRTFLNVPLSIPIRESFEVRGEGVISWKNFEKVNLSLGGDYTHPRNLAAGSVRKLDASEAKKRMLEFWAFELVSDQLEPDSKLAQQQFLQANGFSVVPFVFLNAMRDEDTIRDAIEGFDPKGFAYPVDGLIMEYDDITYGKSLGATGHHENRLIALKWNDELYETRFRGLELATTRTGMVSITGLFDPVSIDGSTVSRAYLHNLDILDAFQFGVGDKIKVYKANMIIPQIAENETMSNTYQLPMCCPCCGEPLTVRKTTGGTRQLFCENPYCTAKLVQKFTHFCEKTRMNIEGLSATTLEKFIGHGWIHNFGDLYDLAQHHDEIVQTEGFGEKSYLRLQASIEKSRHCTLAKFIAGLGIPMVGRHAGRDLDRYFHGSWEAFEKAIQEGFDFTQLPDFGQTMHSNIYSWYADEEEAKLWRPLLEKVSFIKEDSTMMNNTNNPFAGKTVVATGKLEGYTRDGIQMKLLSLGAKPASSVSKNTDYLIVGEKAGSKLAKAQQLGVKTLTEQEFEDMLTE